In Equus quagga isolate Etosha38 chromosome 14, UCLA_HA_Equagga_1.0, whole genome shotgun sequence, the genomic stretch AGCTCAGCCACACCCGGATGGACCAGTCCTTCTCGCTGTTGACCCGAGATCACCCCCCCCCAGCACCCCATGGAATTCTGGGAAGATCCATCTCATTTCATGTCAGAAGCTCTACTCTGTCCCTTTAGCCTTTCTGATGAACATGTCACTGCccacttccctctttctcttcctgaacGAAAGTAGCTTCAGGGATCAAGCATCACAGAGTGGAAAATAAAGAGCTGTGGCTCCCAGGGGTCCAGACGAGGCATTTGGAGACAGTGGATGGACCAGCGTGACCCCAAGGAACCGATGGCACTGGGTGAGGCGGGGTGGGGACTCTGGGAtcttggggagggggcagggggatggCTAGCCCTGGGCTCTGAGTCAGTGCTCTGCTCATTCAGATGAGGAAGAGCTGATGACCAGTGGGAACAGACTTTCCTACAAAGACTTTGGATTCCAAAAGAGTCATGGCTTCAAGAACTTCCCAGGTAGGACAGGATGAGGGGACAGGGAGCAGGAAATGACCACTGCCAGACAGCTGggtcctggggaggtgggggctgggggacacgcggtccctggggcaggcaggggcagggactCAGGTGTGCTGGGACCATCCATCTTTCCTCCCGCAGGGTGTCGGGGGCAGGGCCGGGCCCCCCTGGTGCTCCTGTTCCTCTCCCTCGTGGTCTTCGCTGGGCTCCTGGTGGCCATCCTTGTCCAAGGTCAGTGGCAGGCCCCGAGGGTGGAGGGCTCCTAGGCCTCCACTCTGGCTGCAGACACAGCCTAGGGGGGTCCAGGTccaggagggaggtggggtgaAAGCCAGGACTCTGGTCCCTCTGGGTCGCCCTGTCAGCTCTGGGGTGGCctctcctgcagcccctcccacctctgatgcagggttgggggaggaaaggagagggggcAGTCCCTGCTCCACCTGCCCTCCTGGTGCCACCTTCTCTGGCTGTCAATGTTCCTCATCTCCAAAGGGGGTTAACCAAGACCTTGACTCTCAGAAACAATGACCCTGAGGGCCTAGTGCAGGGCATGGTACACAGTAGGCGTTTAATAATTgcactttcttaatttcttggCACAGTCTCCAAGGTCCCCaggtcccaggggctggagccttCGAAGCAGGAGGAGATCCAGCAAATACTGACCCAGCTGAAGGCTGGAATTGGTGAGTGGCCAAACTCGAgggttctggagcctggaagggTCTCCGGGGTGGTGTGACTCTGCGTGAGTCACTGCTCCTCTCTGAACCTGTCTCCTCACCTGCGAAACAGGAACCCAGAGTAATAAGGATGATGGCAGTCGGTGTtcccggggtgggggaggggggccaggcacacagtaggcatgaAATTAAGCCAGTCTCCTGTTCTGAGCTCCAGGTCCGGAGGAGATGGGGGCTAGGACTCCTGAGTCTTCCTGGGGCCGAAGGAGGGTCTCGGGAAGTAGAGAGGGGAACGGCCCATGTGGGGTGTAGAATCAAGCAGAGTCCCCAACTCTCCAGGCGGATACAGAGATGGGGGCATCCCGATCTGGGTCCCAGCCCTGACCCGCCTCCCACAACAGCCCTTCTGTGCCACCCCTGTCCCTGGGGCTGGCGGTCCTTCCAAGGAAACTGCTACTTCTTCTCCAACTCGCAACTCAACTGGCACGACTCCGTGACTGCCTgtgaggaagtggaggctcaACTCGTAGTCATCGAAAGCGCTGAGGAGCAGGTACGCCTGTCGGGGGACCCGCACCTGGCCTGGGGCGTACACCTGACCACTGGCCCCCTGGGGAGGAGATGACCACAGGGGATCTTGGGGAAGAGAACCTGCTTACTCCACTtggaaaggtggggaggggaaggataGGGATGAGGGGGTCCCAGGCTGGCGCCTTGCAAGGGGGTACAGTCAAGATCTGAACATGTGTGAGTGTCTTGGGGAACGCATAAATCCATAAAGTTTAAGAAAACCCCAGTGGTGTGCTGGCAAATGCTTAACAACTGGCTCCTGGAGTGGGGTGGGTAGAATGAGTCCTGATTTGGAGCATTTGCTAATTTCCCTGGTATAAGTTCTCCCACggtggctgatttcaagctgtcACGTGACATCACTCCATGCAGAGGTGAAAACAGGCACGCGTGATAAGCTCTCACACACTGGCTCGATCTGGTTCCAGCACATTAAACTCAGTCACGAGGACATCCACGTGGACATGCTTAGCACGCctaaaatacacaaacacacagtaGACACCAGCCGTGCATGTATGTCTGCAAGTCAGACCATCCGTGCTCACAGGATAGAGATGTGAGAGATGCTCAGACATCCTGATAGCAGGTGGGGGTTCAGGATCTTGTCTCCTAGAAGCCCGGAGCTCAGATGGAAAGAAGAACTTCCTACGGAGAGATTGTGGTGACGCTGAGCCAGGAAGGTGGGGCGAGGGGCGGAGCTCCCTCCTGATTTCTCTGCATCCGCTAGAACTTCCTGCAGGTCCAGGCTTCCAGGTTTAACCGCTTGACCTGGATGGGGCTCTCAGACCTGAAACACGAAGGCACGTGGCACTGGGTGGACGGTTCTCCCCTGCTGCCCAGGTAAGTTTCAGGAGCAGGACCTCGCTTTCCAGTGGGGGCGGGGTTCTGAAACCCCTGAAGTGAGCTTTACCTGGGAATCCTCCCCCTTAACCCCCCATGAGAGTCTgggattgtcactgagctgagaTGGGTGGGCTCCACCTATCCACGTTCGGATGGGACGGCAGGTGCCCCAAATTCCACCATCAGAGCTTCAGGAGGAGCGTGTAGCCTGGGCGAGTGTTTTAAAGTATAGTGTATTAATGGACTAGGTGAGGTACCATAAGGCCAACAGATCAGATTGCCATTGAAAAGTCAGTTTGTTATAGTCACACATCCCAAGAGAGGAAATGTGTGTCATGTGACAAGGGGGTCACACAAGGAGGCACCAGGctgggtcaggaggcagagggaggcggGATCTGTGGGCAAGAGTCTTTATTGTAGTTTCCACTGGAAAGAATGagtgaggcagggtaagcaggcttaGGATGGGCTAGTCTGAATAATTCCAGCGGGCTCTGGGGCATAGGGGCCGTCCCTAGTTGACTGACACCTTGCCCCAGGGTGATGAGGGTACTGGCCCTGAGAGTGGGACCCCTTAAAGGAGAGAGTTGGGGGGGGGTACCAggattggttggtttgctttTGAAAAGCATGCCCCAGAGAGGAGGGCTCCCTCCAAAAGTGGGGGCAACCCAGGCAGCAGGAGCCCAAGGCAAACTGACTCAGGGGTGTCATCAGGTTTCCCAGAACAAAGTGTGTCGGGCAGATGCACGCAGGGCAGATGGGAAAGCAACAGGACAACGGCAGCTAGAAACGGTGAACGTGGTCGGGCAGGGGCTCACGTTCTGCGTGGTCTTTGCAGCTTCATGAAGTATTGGAATGAAGGAGAGCCCAACAGCAGTGGGGAGGAAGACTGCGCGGAGTTTAGGGGCAAAGGCTGGAACGACTCCAAATGCAGCCTCAGCAAATTCTGGATTTGCAAAAAGCCCACAACCTCGTGCTCCAGTGCCTAAGGCTGTTGTCCGTCCTCGAGCCCTGTGGCTCTGACCCCACCTCTGCTGGGTCTGCAGAACTTCACCCATCTTTACTCTGGTCTTTCTTCTCCTGGTCTGTGGACCTTGACAGAAGCTCAGGACTCTTCCCTCTTGTCTTCTTTATCCCCTACGGGCCCATGCCCAACTCTGTCCTTCCTCTGATGCTTCAAGGCTTCCCTTGGCTCAGAGGTTATGGTTCTGGACACCTCGCTCCTTGGAGCTTAATAAAATGACCGGCTGTGGGATACGGTCAGGTTCGTGTGTTCCATGgatctgctctctcttccttccaaggGCACATGGTTTGGATGGCTCTGTGTAGCTGCCGCATCCCCTGGACCAGAGGGCGGGGGGGAGTGGATTGAagctccctccatcccctccccctccactcctTGCCCTGCACATCGCTTTCACTGGGCTGTctctgatttgtatcctttataataaaccagtaaatgcAAGCTAAGTGTTGTTCTGAGTTCTGAGCCTTCTAACAAATTACCAAACCTgagagggggtcatgggaacccccaaATCTGAAGTCATCAGGCAGAAGCGCGGGTAGCCTGGGCACCCCATTTGCAGCCGGCGTCTGATGTGGATCAGGCTTGTGGGACGGAGCcctttaacttgtgggatctggtGCCACCTCCAGGTGGATATGTCAGAATTGGAGAATTTCTTGGTGTAAAAACATCGCACAGAATTCGCACCCTCCCGCAGGTGCTGACCCTAAGGATGCCCCTTCGTAAATAAAATGATTCTGCACAGTATTTGAACCTGAAGCAGTGGCGGTGTTGTTTCCTGACACatccaagcaattctctgacaccagctgggtgttctATGGTTCAACCTAATTCTGATTTCACCTACCTGGAGAGAGCATAAGACcccacaggtgaagggctcagtcctacaagactgttCTACTCTTTAGACATCAATTGCAAGTCCAGATTGTcgcctgtgcttctgaccaaccagctatagattggaggttctaATGACCCCTTCCTTGGGTTCTGTTAATTTGTTGGAGCTGCTCACAGAACCTAGAGAAACGTTTTACTTCCTAGATCGCCaatttattatgaaaggatgtaACTCGGGAACacccagatggaagagatgcaaagTATGGAGacagggcacagagcttccacgCCCCGCCTGAGCATGCCACTCTCCCCCAGTCTCCAggtgttcaccaacccggaagctctcaggaccctgtccttttgggtctTTGTGGAGGCTTCGTTTCACAGGCGTGATCGATGAAATCACTGGCCATGGCGCCtgaactcagtctccagctcctctcttctACCCGGAGGCTGGAGATgggactgaaatttccaaccctctaatctcATGGTTGACTCCACTCGCAACCAGCTGCCATCCTTTGGtgtggtccaaaagtcacctcattaacgtaacaaaagacacctttaccTCTCTCATCACTTAGAAAatcccaagggttttaggagctctgtttccaaatatatatttcttattataaatcacaatatcacaataaACAACCTACATGCTATACTCCATCTCACTTAGAGTCAGCTTCCTGGAAAACTCAACCTCCAACGAGCAGAATACCTCAGAGGAGTGTTCCAGATCATCTTCCAGAGGCCCCTAATGGGTTTGAGCCTCAGTTGCCCACAGCAGCCACTCGCTCATTGATGCCCCCTGTAttggcttccttctttccctgtCCCACTTTCCTGTTCCCCTACTGGTGCTTCTTGGGATCACTTCCCAGATAAAACACTTGTAactgaatccttgtctcaggctctgcttctggggaaacccAAGCCAAGCTTATAATATGCTGTGATATCTGCTAGGCATTGTTCTTCTCTATCAAAATGTTCTTGCCTATTCTTatgcaatttcttttaaagatgatttCTTAAATGACCAcagctttaaatgtttaaatgtctTTGAATAAGTAATCTATGCATGTGGAACCAAAACTCATCAATCTATacagagaaaactaaagctccctccttcctcatccTCTGAGCCCAAAATGTTACCCTCCCTAGTTGTAACCTCTCTATTATATTCCAAATAACCCACTTGtcaagtttgttttaaaatctgtttggcagtctctcaataaaatgttcaaaaatctATTTGTGAAtgggcagagaacagaggatttttagggcagtgaaaacatTCTGTATGATGCTGTGATGGTGGATCCACGTCAtgatacatttgtccaaacccgtagaatgtacaacaccaagagtgaaccctaatgtgaatTCCGGACTCTAAGTGATTATGAtctgtcaatgtaggttcatcaattatgtctacacaaataatcaataatcaatctatagagaagaaagataaggtgacatttattgagccaagctgaggactagcccagaagTGCAATCTCcaccagggaagaaagcactcGGAGAAGCGTGGTTTACAGCATGGTTATATACcacttcagaacaaagaacatacgtGAAGTGTGACAGGACCACAGTTTCTTCCAAAGCCACAAAGACATGTTTTGCTGAAATTTAGTATGTACCCAGCAGGTCAACTTGACCTTGGTTTTCTGGGAAGAAAaacttatcttcaaagaagtatTGGTATtggcagcagagagagggaagagagagggagacgtTCACCCTTATctttaaagagtgcattctttgctttAGGAAAAGGTTTGAAGCAGATGTGCAAGGCATGTGTGATGGGCCATGACTCCAGCTGTTCTGGGAAGAACGAGTTTTAGGccaaaccagaatggcttccccatacACCTCAACGTGTGAAAActtcttattattcttattataattAGTTATAACATCAGTTATGACAAAGGTACCACTCTGGTGTAGGATGTTGAGAATGGGAgaagctatgcatgtgtaggggcataAGAAATATGGGACCTCCCTGTACTTTCTACTCAACTTTGCTGTGACGCTAAaaccatttcaaaatgtaaagtctttttaaaataatcaatttgaTCTTCCTTGCAGAATGATTTTAATTAATAAGCAGGGAAGGAAATAGGAAATCACCATGGAACACCACAGTAATAATTTCTCCCAGCAATATCCACAGCCGGATGCTACAATTAATGGGTTTGACTTTAAGTaggaacaggatatttgcataacCTCAACgtatctccccccacccccaaatattAATTACTGTGGTGGTCTTAACACATGTTCAcacaattttaataattattcctAAAGGAGGAGGGGCTtaattctcctccccttgagtggcactgacttagtgactcacttcatGGGGCtacagcagagtttctcaactttttttttcattttgccccCCACCAAGTAGGCTTTATAAATGTTTTCCCTCATTGCCCACCCatattaaatattcaggaataagATTTTGTTGGGTAGAGCTGAGCTTTCAAGGTTTACAGGCATTGTAATACCTAAGATTACTTTTGCCGTCCTTGGGAGCAACGAAACCCTGTTGAGAACGCATGGATAGGGtatggaaagaagaaagttgTGGCTTTATAGGGCAGAAACCTCGCAGACACTGCCTTAACCAAGGTTAACCTTAACCACATGGCCAGTGATAATCAATGTGGACATCATGTACCCTCCTCTCTGATATCATGGGATGAGAAGAGCATTTCTCCTTTGTGGTACTCTTTCTCTCAATCCACAACTTCAATCTAATCataaggaaacagcagaaaaaCTCCATGAAGAACCATCCAGTACAGCACGTGGTAGAAACTCTTCAAAACTTGTCAAcatcatgaaagacaaggaaagaccaGGAACCTGTTAGAGTTTGggggagactaaggagacatgatggcTGTTACGACCTGGAttgtgcccccctcccccaaattcacaggttgaagctctaacccccagaacctcagaatgtggctgcatttggagatagtgttttaaaagataattaagttaaaataaggtcattagggtgggtcctaatccaatctgactggtgtccttataagaagaggggatgaggacacagacacactctgagggacgaccatgtgaggacacagggagaagcctgtgagagagacctcaggagaaTTCAactctgctgacatcttgatcgtggacttccagcctccggaattATGCATCCATAAGTTTCTGTGTTGAAGTCCCCTGGTCTGTGgcactttgtcatggcagccctagaaagCTCATACAATGACTAAATGCCATGTGGGATCCCTGGATGGAATCCTCTAACAGAAGAAGGACACCAATGGGAAAAATGTGAATGCTAAATGAAACCCGTAGTTTAGTTAACAGCATCGCACCTATATTAATTTCCTGGCTTCGACAAATGTATGACAGTAATGTAATGCTATAGGAGGCTGGGTAAAGGGTATACAGAACTCCCTGTATAGTCGTCCCTCGGTGTccttgtgggatttttttccagGAGCCCCgcggataccaaaatctgcagatgctcaagtccctaatataaaatggcatagtatttgcatataacctatgtacatccatatattttaaatcatctctagaatatttataatacctaatacatgTGGATGCTGGGTAAATAGTTATTATACTGAAtcgtttagggaataatgacaagaaaataagTCTGTgcgtgttcagtacagacacaaccatcataGACCTTTCCATCcggttggttgaatctgtggacGTGCAACCCGTGGATACAGAGGGCTGACTGTGCTTTCCTTGCAATTCACctgcaaatctaaaattatttcaaaattaaaagtttgaaaaagatttaaaaaaagactatttaGGATTCCACTTAAAGGAGGCCCTTAGAAGAgccaaatccatagagacaggaagtagaatggtgggccaggagctgggggaggcgaTGAGGAGTTAGAGTTGAATGGGGACAGAGTTtaagtttgggaagatgagaaagttctggaggtggatgatGGAacttgcacaacaatgtgaatgtgctcaGTGctgctgaactgtgcacttaaaaatggttaagatggtaaatttttacattatgtgtattttatcacaataaatgtCTGTCAAAAATCTATTTAGGATTTTTAACGAGACAGCACTAAATATGTTATAAactaatatattataaattaatttgagaaGAATTAAACTCTGTAGAATACTGAATGTTCTTTTGGGGAACTCAATCTGTGTCTCAATTTGTTCAGATCTTAGTTGCATTTAAtaggttttttttcttggtgaggaagattggccctgagctaacaactgtgctgATCGCCCTCTTTTtcatgtgagacgctgccacagcgtggcttgatgagtggtgcataggtcctcacccgggatctgaacctgggaaccccgggccactgaagcagagcacatgaacgtaaccagtatgccaccgggccagcctgcATTTAATAGTTTTATTCGTATTCTTGTTATGATTATTCTTTAATGCTCAAGGGTTTTTCTCATATTGGGAAGAGgatttgtttcctctttcattttcagaTGCTCATTGCTAGGACATAAGAAAGCTGCTCCCTTTACAGATTAGTCCAGAAGTTAAGTCTCTAGAACTTTCTAGACAATTGATCTTGACTTCAAAATGCTCTCAACTTcaact encodes the following:
- the CD209 gene encoding CD209 antigen, whose amino-acid sequence is MDQRDPKEPMALDEEELMTSGNRLSYKDFGFQKSHGFKNFPGCRGQGRAPLVLLFLSLVVFAGLLVAILVQVSKVPRSQGLEPSKQEEIQQILTQLKAGIALLCHPCPWGWRSFQGNCYFFSNSQLNWHDSVTACEEVEAQLVVIESAEEQNFLQVQASRFNRLTWMGLSDLKHEGTWHWVDGSPLLPSFMKYWNEGEPNSSGEEDCAEFRGKGWNDSKCSLSKFWICKKPTTSCSSA